Proteins co-encoded in one Polynucleobacter sp. MG-6-Vaara-E2 genomic window:
- a CDS encoding alanine--glyoxylate aminotransferase family protein gives MLKLDNHASGRHFLHIPGPSPVPPRVLRAISYQTIDHRGPEFGAFGLKVLDGIKKIFKTEQPVIIYSASGTGSWEGALVNVLNPGDTVLFYETGQFANLWRALAQRLGLNVEVVGKPGQDSWRWGVDASVIAERLRNDTQHQIKAVCVVHNETSTGVTSNIAAVRKAIDDAKHPALLLVDSVSGLGSADYEHDEWGADVTVSGSQKGLMLPPGIGFNALSPKAIEASKKSTYPKSYWAWDEILESNKNGYWPTTPSTNLMYGLHEAIDMMMAEGLDTIFARHQRLAAACREAVNAWGLEIQCQDKNCYSPVLTCIATPEGMDADKLRKHALEKFNLSLGTGLGKIKGKAFRIGHLGDCNELSLMAALSGVEMSLGSMGFKPKASGVVAAQEFLK, from the coding sequence ATGTTGAAACTAGATAACCACGCCTCAGGACGCCATTTCTTACACATTCCTGGTCCAAGCCCAGTTCCTCCACGCGTATTGCGTGCCATCAGTTACCAAACCATCGACCATCGTGGGCCTGAGTTTGGCGCTTTCGGTTTGAAGGTTTTAGATGGTATTAAAAAGATTTTTAAAACAGAGCAGCCCGTGATTATTTATTCTGCGTCAGGAACGGGTTCATGGGAAGGTGCTTTAGTAAACGTTCTCAATCCTGGTGATACTGTATTGTTTTATGAAACAGGTCAGTTCGCCAATTTATGGCGTGCACTTGCTCAACGTCTTGGCTTAAATGTGGAAGTAGTTGGTAAGCCTGGCCAGGATTCTTGGCGCTGGGGCGTGGATGCATCCGTAATCGCTGAGCGTTTGCGCAACGATACTCAGCATCAGATTAAAGCGGTATGTGTAGTGCATAACGAAACCTCTACTGGGGTTACCTCCAATATTGCTGCAGTCCGCAAGGCAATTGACGATGCTAAACATCCTGCCTTGCTATTAGTCGACAGCGTTTCAGGGCTTGGCTCTGCGGACTATGAGCATGATGAATGGGGCGCTGACGTAACCGTCTCTGGCTCGCAAAAAGGGCTGATGTTGCCACCCGGTATTGGCTTTAATGCTTTGTCACCCAAAGCAATTGAAGCGAGTAAAAAAAGTACTTATCCAAAATCGTATTGGGCTTGGGATGAAATCTTGGAGTCCAATAAAAATGGCTATTGGCCAACTACCCCAAGTACTAATTTAATGTACGGCTTACATGAAGCGATAGATATGATGATGGCCGAAGGTTTAGACACAATCTTTGCACGCCATCAACGTTTGGCTGCAGCATGTCGTGAAGCAGTCAATGCATGGGGTTTAGAAATTCAATGCCAAGATAAAAATTGCTACTCTCCAGTACTCACTTGTATTGCTACACCTGAAGGTATGGATGCGGATAAATTGCGCAAACATGCTTTGGAGAAATTCAATCTTTCTTTGGGCACAGGCCTCGGAAAAATTAAGGGCAAAGCATTCCGCATTGGCCACTTAGGCGATTGCAATGAAT
- a CDS encoding type II secretion system protein — MQKKIKDGFSLIELLVVVAIIGVLAAIGIVGYQKYLDSAKDAVTKANFKQLADALLIEDSQINLCQSTPRLLDCVNTISASASMKDAYTLQNLVVLNDSYSGTNSAPYGNLPDGSWGQQFMSIGIAICQNFTDSRGNVFNPDRSGAYDSIRKMALFGKLSNGDTFFQELKFNSLKSGLYGSTGACDG; from the coding sequence ATGCAAAAGAAAATTAAAGACGGTTTTTCATTGATTGAATTACTCGTAGTCGTTGCCATTATTGGTGTTCTGGCTGCTATTGGTATTGTGGGCTATCAAAAGTATCTTGACTCCGCTAAAGATGCAGTTACAAAAGCCAACTTTAAGCAATTGGCTGATGCACTGCTCATAGAGGATTCACAAATCAATCTTTGCCAATCGACTCCCAGATTATTAGATTGTGTCAATACAATATCAGCCAGCGCAAGCATGAAAGACGCCTATACCTTGCAAAACCTGGTAGTGTTAAATGATTCTTATTCGGGTACAAATTCAGCTCCCTATGGAAATCTTCCTGATGGTTCCTGGGGACAACAGTTTATGAGTATTGGCATAGCCATTTGTCAGAATTTTACGGATTCTAGGGGAAATGTATTTAATCCTGATCGGTCTGGTGCCTATGACAGCATTAGAAAGATGGCTTTATTTGGAAAACTATCGAATGGTGATACTTTCTTTCAAGAGCTGAAATTTAATAGCTTAAAAAGTGGCCTTTATGGCTCTACCGGAGCTTGTGATGGTTAA
- a CDS encoding AzlC family ABC transporter permease, giving the protein MSSADQPYIDPSEIALEGSAVERFNNPRHAFWMGMRDAAGAPAMVLFAGMVGFGAMGKTNGFDVWFTTFTSFFMFALPGQVVLLEMAITGSSVIAIALAVTLTSTRFITMTVTLFPQFAKKDRNRSLYASVHLLAMTAWAISMREFHAIETRHRLAYFVGLGLLCWLISIPGTILGFYLAGMVPPAVTLGLVFINPLFFLLTFTEVKPWINRIAILMGCIFGPIFFVIDRDTSLLAAGLIGGTLAYFIDRKLLRKRAGVIG; this is encoded by the coding sequence ATGTCATCGGCCGATCAACCTTATATAGATCCTAGCGAAATCGCGCTAGAAGGTTCAGCAGTCGAGCGCTTCAACAATCCTAGACATGCATTTTGGATGGGAATGCGAGATGCCGCTGGCGCTCCAGCCATGGTGCTCTTTGCGGGTATGGTCGGTTTTGGGGCGATGGGTAAAACCAATGGCTTTGATGTTTGGTTCACTACCTTTACTTCTTTTTTCATGTTCGCCTTACCAGGGCAAGTAGTTTTGTTAGAGATGGCCATTACTGGCTCATCAGTGATCGCCATTGCGTTGGCAGTGACATTAACTTCGACTCGTTTTATCACGATGACTGTCACACTCTTTCCGCAGTTTGCTAAAAAGGATCGCAATCGAAGTTTGTATGCCTCAGTGCACTTGTTGGCAATGACAGCGTGGGCAATCTCGATGAGAGAGTTTCACGCAATCGAGACTAGGCATCGCTTGGCCTATTTTGTTGGCCTTGGCTTGCTGTGTTGGTTAATTTCAATTCCGGGAACCATCTTGGGTTTTTACTTAGCAGGGATGGTGCCACCAGCTGTCACACTAGGTTTAGTGTTCATTAATCCTCTGTTCTTTTTGTTAACGTTTACTGAGGTCAAACCTTGGATTAATCGGATTGCGATCTTGATGGGCTGCATTTTTGGCCCTATCTTCTTTGTGATTGATCGTGACACTAGCCTGCTTGCTGCAGGGTTAATTGGCGGCACTTTGGCTTACTTTATAGATCGCAAATTGTTGCGTAAGAGAGCTGGGGTAATCGGGTGA
- a CDS encoding N-acetylmuramoyl-L-alanine amidase: protein MRIKKTIGQTNLSRRQHLKTSAKLLSFALLFTEVEIAWGAKILGVRVWPSEDYTRITLESDTPLPISQQILTNPDRLVVDVQGLELNSTLKDLVAKVKPNDPYISQVRVGQFQPGVVRLVFDLKEPIKPQLFTLDPVAEYNYRMVFDLYPTTPPDPLMELVKSSARKESALAKSNEEVDFIAQFATKKDIPKPPVAQAIPETKESPAPAKYKRLITIAIDPGHGGEDPGAIGSLGSREKHVVLSIAKRLKEKIENEAYMRPFLTRDGDYFVPLHVRVQKARRVEADLFVSIHADAFIQPHAKGASVFALSQMGASSTMARWMANKENASDLVGGINIKTQDRQVANLLLDMSTTAQIKDSLQVGNSVLKQIGGFAPLHKGKVEQASFAVLKAPDIPSILVETAFISNPQEEARLNDDGYQDRIAEAILKGIKDYFSKNPPVARRTNT, encoded by the coding sequence ATGCGCATCAAGAAGACTATTGGGCAAACCAATCTCTCTAGAAGGCAGCACCTTAAAACATCTGCAAAGCTACTCAGCTTTGCCTTGCTTTTTACTGAAGTTGAGATCGCCTGGGGCGCCAAGATACTGGGTGTGCGCGTATGGCCATCAGAGGACTACACCCGCATTACCTTAGAGTCAGATACACCGCTACCGATTAGCCAACAAATTTTGACCAATCCAGATCGTTTGGTAGTTGATGTTCAAGGCTTAGAACTCAATTCCACACTCAAGGATTTAGTAGCCAAGGTAAAACCGAACGATCCTTATATTTCACAAGTCCGCGTAGGCCAGTTTCAACCAGGTGTTGTGCGTTTGGTGTTTGATCTAAAGGAACCCATTAAACCTCAGCTATTCACACTAGACCCCGTCGCTGAATACAACTATCGCATGGTATTTGATTTGTATCCCACAACCCCTCCCGATCCACTCATGGAGTTAGTGAAGAGCAGTGCACGCAAAGAAAGTGCTCTGGCAAAATCAAATGAAGAAGTGGATTTCATTGCGCAGTTTGCCACCAAAAAAGATATCCCGAAGCCGCCAGTTGCACAAGCGATACCCGAGACCAAAGAATCTCCAGCGCCAGCGAAATACAAACGCTTAATTACCATCGCCATCGACCCGGGGCATGGCGGCGAAGATCCTGGTGCCATTGGATCTTTAGGCTCTCGAGAAAAGCATGTCGTACTCTCGATTGCTAAAAGACTTAAAGAGAAGATTGAGAATGAAGCCTATATGCGCCCGTTCTTAACAAGAGATGGTGATTACTTTGTGCCACTTCACGTCAGAGTACAGAAAGCTCGAAGGGTTGAGGCTGATCTCTTTGTTTCCATTCATGCAGATGCATTTATTCAACCCCATGCCAAAGGTGCTTCGGTTTTTGCGCTTTCACAAATGGGAGCCAGTAGCACAATGGCGCGCTGGATGGCGAATAAGGAAAATGCTTCAGACTTAGTTGGGGGTATCAACATCAAAACCCAAGATCGCCAAGTCGCTAACCTACTCCTGGATATGTCTACCACCGCCCAGATTAAAGATTCACTTCAGGTCGGCAATTCGGTTCTGAAGCAAATCGGCGGTTTTGCACCACTACATAAAGGAAAGGTAGAACAGGCGAGTTTTGCTGTTCTGAAGGCACCAGACATCCCCTCTATCCTCGTTGAGACAGCATTTATTAGTAATCCACAAGAAGAAGCTAGGTTGAATGATGACGGCTATCAAGACCGAATTGCTGAGGCAATTTTGAAGGGAATTAAGGACTATTTCTCTAAAAATCCACCAGTGGCACGGCGGACTAATACATAG
- the queG gene encoding tRNA epoxyqueuosine(34) reductase QueG → MPLSTHFSTQDESKLRAWLGDKAGELGFDGLRITDTQLGVASERLQEWLAEGRHGHMEYMQRHADLRSDPQLLVPGTVRVICVTMNYLPQESDFELEWKRLEDPMQAVVSMYARGRDYHKVLRNRLQEFAKAIEEKIGAFGYRVFTDSAPLMEVELARKAGLGWRGKHTLLLNRESGSTFFLGEILVDVPLPIDQETEEHCGSCTSCIDVCPTRAITAPYQLDARRCISYLTIENPEAIPVEFRRAMGNRVYGCDDCQLICPWNKFAKRTQLPDFAQRHGLGQASLLHLWSWTEAEFEQRHEGSAIRRIGYGRWRRNLAVAMGNALASPIVSYQDKAGIRKALGEGMATADAMVTEHIQWALEHSF, encoded by the coding sequence ATGCCTTTATCTACTCATTTCTCTACTCAAGACGAGTCTAAGCTGCGCGCTTGGCTTGGGGATAAGGCTGGAGAATTAGGGTTCGATGGTTTGCGGATTACCGATACTCAATTGGGTGTTGCCAGCGAGCGTTTGCAGGAATGGTTGGCAGAGGGGCGCCATGGTCATATGGAATATATGCAGCGTCATGCTGATCTGCGCTCAGATCCGCAGTTATTAGTACCCGGTACGGTGCGAGTCATCTGCGTAACGATGAACTATCTTCCACAGGAAAGTGATTTTGAGTTGGAATGGAAGAGGTTAGAGGACCCAATGCAAGCAGTGGTCTCCATGTATGCAAGAGGGCGCGATTATCACAAGGTCCTACGCAATCGTTTACAAGAGTTTGCTAAAGCAATTGAAGAAAAAATTGGGGCTTTTGGATATCGAGTCTTTACTGATTCTGCACCTTTGATGGAAGTTGAGCTTGCTCGTAAAGCCGGTTTAGGTTGGCGTGGTAAACATACGCTCTTACTGAATCGCGAGTCTGGCTCAACATTCTTCTTAGGTGAAATTTTGGTGGATGTACCACTGCCGATTGATCAAGAAACAGAAGAGCATTGCGGTTCCTGTACATCTTGTATTGATGTCTGTCCCACCCGTGCTATTACTGCGCCTTACCAATTAGATGCACGTCGTTGCATTTCTTATCTCACTATTGAAAATCCAGAAGCTATTCCGGTGGAGTTTCGCAGAGCGATGGGTAATCGAGTTTATGGTTGTGATGACTGTCAGCTCATTTGCCCATGGAACAAATTTGCTAAGCGAACACAGTTACCAGATTTTGCTCAACGACATGGCTTAGGCCAAGCAAGTCTGCTGCATTTATGGTCATGGACTGAGGCAGAGTTTGAGCAGCGCCATGAAGGTAGTGCAATTCGGCGAATTGGTTATGGCCGCTGGCGTCGTAATCTCGCCGTTGCCATGGGTAACGCACTGGCAAGTCCAATTGTGAGCTACCAAGATAAAGCAGGGATTCGCAAGGCACTAGGCGAGGGGATGGCAACAGCAGATGCCATGGTGACTGAGCATATTCAATGGGCCCTAGAACACTCTTTTTGA
- a CDS encoding GntR family transcriptional regulator → MASESAQSQNLHEATLQKLRSLLVEGKIAPGSKLNERELAESLNVSRTPIREAIKRLAADGLVELIANRGAIAVQLSLEDVIHTFDVIADLEGFSGELAANNISAAALSELEALQYEMMASYARRDLSSYYKLNLRIHHLINQAANNPVLSRLFSQVNARIEALRFRSNQDGVKWEKAVEEHQEMLDALKARDSKRMRKIMIQHVQNKRDVVVQLLEAEAATTTAAETVK, encoded by the coding sequence ATGGCTAGCGAATCAGCTCAATCCCAAAATCTGCATGAGGCAACCCTGCAAAAACTGAGATCTCTCTTGGTTGAAGGAAAAATTGCGCCTGGCAGCAAGCTGAATGAGCGCGAGCTAGCTGAAAGCCTAAACGTTTCTCGCACCCCGATTCGCGAGGCAATTAAGCGTTTAGCTGCTGATGGTTTGGTGGAACTAATCGCTAACCGTGGTGCCATTGCAGTACAACTCAGCCTCGAAGACGTGATTCATACCTTTGATGTGATTGCAGACCTTGAAGGATTTTCAGGGGAATTAGCTGCAAACAATATTAGCGCTGCCGCTCTCTCCGAATTAGAGGCACTTCAATATGAAATGATGGCCTCGTATGCGCGTCGTGATTTATCGAGTTATTACAAACTCAACCTGCGCATTCATCATCTGATTAATCAAGCAGCGAACAATCCTGTGCTGTCGCGCCTCTTCTCACAGGTAAACGCCCGCATTGAAGCTTTACGCTTTCGCTCTAATCAAGATGGCGTGAAATGGGAAAAGGCTGTAGAAGAACATCAAGAGATGCTTGATGCCCTCAAAGCCCGTGATAGCAAGCGTATGCGCAAGATCATGATTCAACACGTACAAAACAAACGTGATGTTGTGGTCCAACTATTAGAAGCAGAAGCTGCAACTACAACAGCAGCGGAGACAGTCAAATGA
- a CDS encoding FAD-binding and (Fe-S)-binding domain-containing protein, with protein sequence MNKPLELKELMIDQAQLTKRLRQETSGEVMTDSASRGRYATDASIYQAMPVAVFVPKTAEDIATAIQIAAELGVPVLPRGGGTSQCGQTTGAALVIDNTKYFRNVLDLNIDQGYVEVEPGMVLDHLNGSLKQHGLWYPVDVSTAGQATIGGMAGNNSCGSRSIAYGNMVHNVLGINAWMANGKIGEFGNYANSSGVAKQLGDFVKDLANNLQPEIETHFPKVLRRVAGYNLDIFHPQSELPYTKDGSVNLSHLLVGSEGTLAYFKSLKLKLAPLPKHKVLGIVNFASFYKAMDSAQHIVKLGPTAVELVDRTMIDLARSNPSFKKTIETALIDHTAQTPEAILLVEFSGEAHAPLLEKLKALEELMGDLGLAGSVVPMSDATLQKNLWEVRKAGLNIMMSLKGDGKPVSFIEDCAVPLESLADYTQALTDVFSKYGSRGTWYAHASVGTLHVRPILDMRRDGAQKMRSVAEEASALVRKYKGAYSGEHGDGLCRGEWISWQFGPKITEALAEIKHAFDPKGLFNPGKIINPPKMDDASNFRFPPSYKVIPLQPALDWSAWNVQNNPITEETTAPGTGGDPAMGLAKAVEMCNNNGHCRKFDAEVMCPSYRVTRDEKHLTRGRANTLRLALSNQLDIKDESSPLGSDAIKEVMELCVSCKACRRECPTGVDMAKMKIEFLSAYKIRVGHSLRDLAVAYLPKYAATISRIPFLPAILNLRNHIAPVTKLQEWMMGISAQRSLPIWKSRTFWSESKTASPYQYSADELSKQKGVVLLADTFNAYFEDENLMAAIKVLTAAGYRIHIPHKSEIKSTNKAPSTCSKEFCCGRTYLAAGMVDKAKETLGELLDHLAPYAEKNIPIIGLEPSCLFTLKDEALVMGFGETAITVSKHAQLLEEFLAGEVKAGNLNLTLKPASKPVLFHGHCHQKSFAAVTPAMELLKLIPNAEPKLIESSCCGMAGSFGYEAEHIEVSKQMAEVSLLPSIRKSPDSWVVADGTSCRHQIADGTQREAVHIARILAAHL encoded by the coding sequence ATGAATAAACCTTTAGAGCTGAAAGAGTTGATGATTGATCAAGCTCAACTCACCAAGCGTCTTCGGCAGGAAACTTCTGGTGAGGTAATGACCGATAGCGCTAGCCGTGGGCGCTATGCAACAGATGCCTCTATTTACCAAGCAATGCCAGTAGCTGTGTTCGTACCGAAGACCGCGGAAGATATTGCTACTGCCATCCAAATTGCTGCTGAATTAGGTGTTCCCGTTCTACCTCGGGGTGGTGGCACTAGCCAATGCGGTCAGACTACTGGCGCAGCTCTTGTCATTGATAACACTAAATACTTTAGAAATGTACTCGATCTCAATATTGATCAGGGCTACGTAGAGGTTGAGCCTGGGATGGTGCTCGATCACCTCAATGGCTCACTCAAACAGCATGGTCTCTGGTATCCAGTGGATGTCTCTACCGCTGGTCAAGCAACAATTGGCGGTATGGCTGGCAATAACTCTTGCGGTAGCCGCTCTATTGCTTACGGTAATATGGTGCATAACGTTTTAGGCATTAATGCATGGATGGCCAATGGCAAGATTGGAGAGTTCGGTAACTATGCCAACAGCTCTGGTGTAGCAAAGCAACTTGGTGACTTCGTTAAAGATCTAGCAAACAATCTTCAACCCGAGATTGAGACGCACTTTCCTAAAGTCTTGAGACGAGTTGCCGGATATAACTTAGATATTTTTCATCCACAAAGCGAACTACCTTACACAAAAGACGGTAGCGTTAACTTGTCACATCTTTTAGTAGGAAGCGAAGGCACACTTGCCTACTTCAAATCCCTCAAACTTAAACTAGCACCCCTACCAAAACATAAAGTATTGGGTATTGTGAACTTCGCTAGCTTTTATAAAGCGATGGATAGTGCTCAGCATATTGTCAAACTAGGCCCTACTGCTGTTGAGCTGGTCGATCGCACCATGATTGATCTAGCACGTAGCAACCCCAGCTTTAAGAAAACCATTGAAACCGCACTAATTGATCACACTGCACAAACACCTGAAGCAATATTGTTAGTAGAGTTCTCTGGTGAGGCTCATGCCCCCTTGCTTGAGAAGCTTAAAGCGCTCGAAGAGCTCATGGGTGACTTGGGCTTAGCAGGTTCAGTAGTCCCAATGTCAGACGCCACTCTGCAAAAGAATTTGTGGGAAGTTCGCAAGGCAGGTTTGAACATCATGATGAGCCTAAAAGGGGATGGCAAACCAGTGAGCTTTATTGAAGACTGTGCTGTGCCCTTAGAGAGTTTGGCTGATTACACCCAAGCTTTAACTGATGTCTTCTCTAAATATGGTTCACGCGGCACTTGGTATGCGCATGCTTCAGTTGGCACTTTACATGTCCGCCCTATTTTGGATATGCGTAGAGATGGTGCGCAGAAAATGCGTTCTGTTGCAGAAGAAGCCTCTGCATTGGTACGCAAATACAAAGGTGCCTATAGCGGTGAGCATGGTGATGGACTATGCCGTGGTGAATGGATCTCCTGGCAGTTTGGTCCGAAGATCACCGAGGCCCTTGCAGAAATCAAGCATGCATTTGATCCCAAGGGATTATTCAATCCAGGCAAGATCATCAATCCACCGAAAATGGATGATGCAAGCAATTTCAGATTTCCGCCAAGTTACAAAGTGATTCCATTGCAACCAGCATTAGATTGGTCCGCCTGGAATGTGCAAAATAATCCTATTACAGAAGAAACAACTGCACCAGGCACTGGTGGTGACCCCGCTATGGGTCTGGCAAAAGCAGTGGAGATGTGTAACAACAATGGCCACTGCCGTAAGTTTGATGCTGAAGTGATGTGCCCAAGCTATCGCGTAACTCGCGATGAGAAACACCTCACCCGTGGTAGAGCAAATACATTGCGCCTTGCGCTATCCAATCAACTCGACATTAAAGACGAGAGCTCACCGCTAGGTAGCGATGCGATTAAAGAAGTGATGGAACTATGCGTCAGCTGCAAAGCCTGTCGTCGTGAATGCCCTACTGGCGTAGACATGGCAAAGATGAAAATTGAGTTCTTGTCTGCCTATAAGATAAGAGTTGGTCACTCTCTTCGAGACTTAGCGGTTGCCTATCTTCCGAAATATGCCGCGACGATTAGCAGAATTCCTTTTTTACCAGCAATACTCAACTTACGAAATCACATTGCACCAGTTACTAAGTTACAAGAATGGATGATGGGCATCTCCGCCCAGAGAAGCTTGCCAATTTGGAAGAGTAGGACTTTCTGGAGTGAATCCAAAACAGCATCCCCTTATCAATATAGCGCCGATGAATTATCCAAGCAAAAAGGGGTGGTACTTTTAGCTGATACCTTTAATGCTTACTTCGAAGACGAGAATCTGATGGCGGCGATAAAAGTACTTACTGCTGCAGGCTATCGCATACATATTCCGCATAAGAGTGAAATTAAGTCAACTAATAAAGCACCAAGCACTTGCTCAAAAGAGTTTTGCTGTGGCAGAACCTATCTCGCTGCAGGCATGGTTGATAAAGCTAAGGAAACATTGGGTGAACTCTTAGATCACCTGGCTCCCTACGCAGAAAAGAACATCCCTATCATTGGCCTAGAGCCCTCATGCCTCTTTACCCTAAAAGATGAAGCATTAGTAATGGGCTTTGGGGAAACTGCTATTACTGTATCGAAGCATGCGCAACTTTTAGAAGAGTTTTTAGCGGGCGAAGTCAAAGCAGGAAATCTCAATCTAACACTAAAGCCTGCCAGCAAGCCTGTGCTATTTCATGGTCACTGCCATCAAAAATCTTTTGCGGCAGTAACACCTGCAATGGAGTTACTCAAACTGATTCCAAATGCAGAACCCAAGTTAATTGAATCCTCTTGCTGCGGTATGGCGGGTAGTTTTGGTTATGAGGCTGAACATATCGAAGTTTCTAAGCAGATGGCTGAAGTAAGTCTGTTACCAAGTATTCGCAAATCACCCGATAGCTGGGTAGTGGCTGATGGTACGAGCTGCCGTCATCAGATTGCCGATGGTACACAAAGGGAAGCGGTTCATATCGCCAGAATCTTGGCGGCACATCTTTGA
- a CDS encoding type IV pilin protein, with the protein MRIKHNGFSLIELLVVVAIIGVLAAIGIVGYQKYIESSKKAVNIANANTLAKAMAVEMLPGGMCQNMISLIKSNGFGNVSPCAWSVMNANPMRNPYTGQNYPSAIFFARLISTANFCDLSDTSRNMVIPGIDPLAGSIWTGMIGNTVVVGACQPDGSSQLFNVTEVY; encoded by the coding sequence ATGCGTATTAAACATAATGGCTTTTCTCTGATCGAACTACTTGTCGTAGTAGCTATTATTGGGGTTTTGGCTGCAATTGGCATTGTTGGCTATCAAAAATATATTGAATCAAGCAAAAAAGCGGTCAATATCGCTAACGCCAATACTTTAGCCAAAGCAATGGCGGTAGAAATGCTGCCTGGCGGAATGTGCCAGAATATGATTAGCCTGATAAAAAGCAATGGCTTTGGGAATGTATCCCCCTGTGCTTGGTCAGTCATGAATGCTAATCCGATGAGAAACCCGTATACCGGACAAAACTATCCCTCCGCCATTTTTTTTGCTCGACTCATCTCAACAGCAAATTTCTGTGATCTTTCAGATACCTCGCGAAATATGGTCATCCCAGGTATTGATCCGCTGGCTGGATCTATTTGGACGGGAATGATTGGAAACACCGTGGTAGTTGGCGCATGCCAACCAGATGGTAGCAGTCAACTTTTTAATGTTACAGAGGTTTATTAA
- a CDS encoding AzlD domain-containing protein — protein MDTMVNALSGWGLWIALAGACLGTYFCRAIGVLLSQSINQDSEVFRWLAAVTYAMVAALTIRLIVMPLGLMATVPLWIRILICALSIGVMTSKPSKRLVPALLTGTLLMVSYGVIR, from the coding sequence ATGGATACGATGGTAAATGCACTGTCTGGATGGGGCTTATGGATTGCTCTAGCAGGTGCATGTCTTGGCACCTATTTCTGTAGAGCGATTGGTGTATTACTCTCGCAAAGTATTAATCAGGATAGCGAAGTCTTCCGATGGCTAGCAGCTGTTACCTATGCAATGGTGGCTGCTTTAACAATTCGCCTGATAGTAATGCCTTTAGGCTTAATGGCAACCGTACCGTTATGGATCCGTATTTTGATTTGCGCCTTGAGTATTGGGGTGATGACATCTAAGCCAAGCAAGCGCTTGGTTCCAGCCTTATTAACGGGAACCTTGCTCATGGTAAGTTACGGTGTTATTCGTTAG
- the tsaE gene encoding tRNA (adenosine(37)-N6)-threonylcarbamoyltransferase complex ATPase subunit type 1 TsaE, protein MSKSLGTHKQHCRQEADTANLAKQLATSIFRFLEQNPLGHLNIALVGNLGAGKTTFARYLIQAMGHEGKVKSPTYTLCEPYLLKTKHGAFTVHHFDLYRMRDPLEWQEAGFAEYFDIPGICLIEWPEKAEGTLPAFDLEIELTAGAEENERSMMLNAFLNDGLSILNHLSKNLTQ, encoded by the coding sequence ATGAGCAAATCATTGGGAACACACAAGCAACATTGTAGGCAAGAAGCGGACACCGCCAACCTTGCTAAACAGCTTGCCACTAGTATTTTTAGGTTCCTTGAACAAAATCCACTGGGGCACCTCAATATCGCCTTGGTAGGCAATTTAGGCGCCGGCAAAACAACCTTTGCTCGATATTTGATTCAAGCTATGGGCCATGAAGGAAAGGTCAAAAGTCCTACCTACACCCTATGTGAGCCTTACCTACTGAAAACCAAACATGGTGCTTTTACCGTGCATCATTTTGACCTCTACAGAATGCGCGATCCTCTTGAGTGGCAAGAGGCGGGATTTGCAGAGTACTTTGATATTCCTGGCATTTGCTTAATCGAGTGGCCAGAAAAAGCTGAGGGGACCTTACCAGCCTTTGATCTCGAAATCGAGCTAACTGCTGGCGCCGAGGAAAATGAACGCTCGATGATGCTCAATGCCTTTCTCAATGACGGCCTCAGTATTCTGAATCATTTAAGCAAGAATTTAACTCAATAA